The following proteins come from a genomic window of Metarhizium brunneum chromosome 2, complete sequence:
- the bphB gene encoding Cyanobacterial phytochrome B codes for MGHSKQHDKGSPAPPSEPPHLTQQHEDPASLGHLRAASSASSSRDTQTAETSSVPDERASSVGGHGAFSPWSAGSERQLGHHSAASDISGDRVFPIRSVISVEPTPRQSIMDENLNQSSDADSRRISGHWTSYRGDSSSDTRRLEFAPMSPTAGQPSGSCADLRRKRAMSGPVSSIHADAVRQGSVAPLQLEISASDHGSQESGPLGVGDVAAGPDSASITSGNQSLGEVPHITTRFTHVETDEGHAIITGRDGILQQCEDEPIHTPGAVQGFGVLLALREDGSGGFSVRYASENSGKIIGYTPKQLFRLKSFLDILTEEQQDNLLDHIDFIRDEDADPAINGPEVLSLSIKPPKTGKSIKLWCAIHINNAHPDLVICEFELDDDREYPLRPADELTPDTPHDTLHSNPTLEEIEESTEILSKPLRILRSARKRRGEQGAMQVFDIMSQVQEQLASAPNLDTFLKILVGIVKELTGFHRVMIYQFDASFNGKVVTELVDTSQTVDLYKGLHFPASDIPRQARELYKINKVRLLYDRDLDTARMVCRTKEDLDVPLDMTHAYLRAMSPIHLKYLANMAVRSSMSISINAFNELWGLISCHAYGNHGMRVSFPIRKMCRLVGDTASRNIERLSYASRLQARKLINTAPTDKNPSGYIIASSDDLLKLFDADFGLLSIQGETKMLGTIEHSQEALAMLEYLRMRKLTAVASSQDVREDFPDLKYPPGFQVIAGLLYVPLSVGGNDFIVFFRRGQIKEVKWAGNPYEKVVRDGTVGYLEPRKSFKIWNETVLGKCREWNEEQVETAAVLCLVYGKFIEVWRQKEAALENSKLTRLLLANSAHEVRTPLNAIINYLEIALEGSLDHETRENLARSHSASKSLIYVINDLLDLTKAEEGQSLIKDEVFDLSACIEEATEPFHVDAKRKGIDYQVTKDPGLPQFVHGDSRRVRQALSNITANAVAHTHQGSVTVEMFVSEIRDGMALVDFVVADSGIGMNPRQLDALFRDLEQVSSEELESPSPEPVDKQRETRTLGLGLAVVARIVRNMDGQLRLKSEEGQGSRFVVQLPFHLPDDSLSPESGGHSQDSSSATHTGKVIASASPNLKATPAGEIMLIERGSHSNMAADMDKRSTGTGSAGSRRSVESLVSHGSQKSDAERLIDAIQTPLSLNENQTGYFAHGQSSKGNNIQPASLTSTGTVRPPSPGPHKQDAPFHPHPRHEPGTAEIRDSKTRVKAVKMPDEFVDLPPRIPKGDSSGVLLQLPSQKPQQSATVDKGASSNKEPSLNILVAEDDPINMKILQKRLERVGHTVQHTVNGEDCAMVYKDKSPDFDVILMDMQMPIVDGLTSTKMVRSTEQSSEHKGHSAMADANRRIPIFAVSASLVEGNRQVYVDAGFDGWILKPIDFKRLSTLLAGIHESETRNACLYLPGEWERGGWFSSVEGNGSEDTPCSQTTPTADPESHQLEGSVKTES; via the exons ATGGGCCATTCGAAGCAACACGACAAAggctcgccggcgccgccgtccgaACCGCCACACCTGACGCAACAACACGAAGACCCTGCCTCACTTGGCCACCTGCGAGCTGCGTCGTCTGCTTCGTCATCTCGGGATACACAAACTGCGGAGACCTCGTCAGTGCCAGACGAACGAGCGAGCAGCGTTGGCGGGCATGGCGCATTTTCACCATGGAGTGCAGGATCTGAGAGGCAACTGGGGCATCATTCTGCTGCTTCAGATATATCGGGAGATCGTGTCTTTCCGATCCGCTCTGTTATTAGTGTCGAACCAACGCCCAGACAGTCGATTATGGACGAAAACTTGAACCAATCATCTGATGCTGACAGTCGTCGCATTTCTGGCCATTGGACATCCTATCGAGGTGACTCGTCAAGCGACACAAGAAGACTAGAATTTGCACCCATGTCGCCCACAGCGGGACAACCCAGCGGCTCTTGCGCGGATTTGCGCAGGAAGAGAGCCATGAGCGGGCCCGTGTCGAGTATACACGCTGACGCTGTGCGCCAGGGCTCTGTGGCGCCATTGCAGCTTGAAATTTCCGCGTCAGACCACGGTAGCCAGGAATCCGGACCTTTGGGTGTTGGTGATGTCGCTGCTGGGCCTGACAGTGCCTCGATTACATCTGGCAACCAGTCACTGGGCGAGGTGCCTCATATCACGACGCGCTTCACCCACGTCGAGACGGATGAGGGACATGCTATTATAACTGGACGCGATGGGATATTGCAACAATGCGAAGACGAGCCAATCCATACCCCCGGTGCAGTGCAAGGTTTTGGGGTTCTTCTAGCCCTTCGGGAAGATGGTAGTGGCGGCTTCTCGGTACGATATGCCAGCGAAAACTCGGGCAAAATTATCGGATATACGCCAAAGCAGTTATTCCGTCTTAAAAGCTTCTTGGATATCTTGACTGAAGAACAACAAGATAATTTGCTCGACCACATAGACTTCATCCGTGATGAAGATGCTGATCCTGCCATCAATGGACCAGAGGTTCTCAGTCTCTCCATCAAACCACCAAAAACGGGCAAAAGCATCAAATTATGGTGTGCTATCCACATCAACAATGCCCATCCCGATTTAGTCATTTGCGAATTCGAACTAGATGATGACCGGGAATACCCGCTTCGTCCTGCAGACGAACTTACCCCCGATACACCCCACGATACCCTTCATTCAAACCCCACACTAGAAGAGATAGAAGAAAGCACAGAGATACTCAGCAAACCGTTACGAATTCTGCGGAGTGCAAGAAAGCGCCGAGGAGAGCAGGGGGCAATGCAAGTATTTGACATCATGTCCCAGGTGCAAGAGCAGCTGGCATCTGCTCCTAATCTGGACACATTCCTCAAGATTCTTGTGGGCATCGTAAAGGAGCTGACTGGTTTCCATCGTGTCATGATATACCAATTTGATGCATCGTTCAACGGGAAGGTTGTCACGGAACTGGTCGATACGTCTCAAACCGTCGATCTTTACAAGGGTTTGCATTTTCCAGCTTCGGACATTCCACGACAGGCACGAGAACTGTACAAGATTAACAAAGTTCGCCTTCTATACGACCGGGATCTCGATACAGCACGAATGGTGTGCCGAACGAAAGAAGACTTAGACGTTCCTCTTGACATGACTCACGCATATCTTCGTGCCATGTCTCCTATTCATCTCAAGTATTTGGCTAATATGGCGGTGCGGTCGTCAATGTCTATTTCTATAAACGCGTTCAACGAGCTTTGGGGGCTGATCTCTTGCCATGCCTATGGCAACCATGGAATGCGTGTGTCTTTCCCAATTCGCAAAATGTGTCGCCTGGTTGGAGACACTGCGTCTAGGAATATTGAGAGGTTGTCCTATGCATCGAGGCTTCAGGCAAGAAAACTCATCAACACAGCTCCTACTGATAAGAACCCATCGGGGTATATTATCGCGTCATCAGACGACTTGTTGAAGCTATTTGATGCTGATTTTGGTCTTCTATCAATACAAGGCGAAACCAAGATGTTGGGTACAATAGAGCATAGCCAAGAGGCCTTGGCAATGCTGGAGTATCTTCGAATGAGGAAGCTTACGGCAGTTGCATCATCGCAAGACGTGCGAGAGGACTTTCCAGATTTGAAGTACCCTCCCGGATTCCAGGTTATTGCTGGGCTTCTGTATGTTCCGCTAAGTGTGGGCGGTAATGACTTCATTGTTTTCTTTCGCCGTGGCCAAATCAAGGAAGTGAAATGGGCCGGCAATCCATACGAGAAAGTTGTTCGAGATGGTACTGTGGGCTATCTTGAACCCAGAAAAAGCTTCAAGATTTGGAATGAAACCGTTCTCGGAAAGTGCCGTGAATGGAACGAAGAGCAAGTAGAAACAGCAGCTGTACTCTGCCTGGTTTATG GTAAATTTATAGAAGTTTGGCGGCAAAAGGAGGCAGCACTCGAAAATAGCAAGCTTACAAGGCTCCTTTTGGCCAACTCTGCCCACGAAGTGCGAACGCCgctcaatgccatcatcaactATCTCGAAATTGCACTTGAGGGCTCATTGGACCACGAAACTCGCGAGAATCTGGCTCGTTCTCACTCAGCCTCCAAGTCCCTGATTTATGTGATAAACGATTTACTCGACCTCACAAAGGCCGAGGAAGGCCAAAGCTTGATCAAAGATGAAGTATTTGACCTGAGTGCGTGCATAGAAGAAGCAACCGAACCATTTCACGTGGATGCAAAACGAAAAGGCATCGATTACCAGGTCACAAAGGATCCTGGACTCCCTCAATTCGTCCACGGCGATAGCCGAAGAGTCCGGCAGGCACTATCAAACATCACCGCAAACGCTGTTGCACATACCCACCAAGGATCAGTCACTGTTGAGATGTTTGTTTCCGAAATTCGGGATGGGATGGCCTTGGTCGATTTTGTTGTGGCCGACTCAGGCATCGGCATGAACCCAAGGCAGTTGGATGCTCTTTTCCGAGACTTAGAGCAGGTCAGCAGCGAAGAACTCGAATCGCCGTCTCCCGAGCCTGTTGATAAGCAGCGTGAGACGAGAACCTTGGGCCTGGGTCTTGCCGTAGTTGCTCGAATTGTTAGAAACATGGATGGCCAGCTTAGATTGAAGTCCGAGGAGGGTCAAGGGTCCAGATTTGTTGTCCAATTGCCCTTTCATCTCCCAGATGATAGTCTAAGCCCAGAGTCCGGTGGACATTCTCAAGACAGTTCATCTGCAACTCACACTGGCAAAGTGATTGCTTCAGCATCACCGAATCTCAAGGCTACACCGGCCGGAGAGATTATGCTCATAGAGCGTGGAAGTCATAGCAACATGGCAGCTGACATGGATAAAAGGTCGACTGGAACGGGCAGTGCGGGCAGCCGCCGTAGCGTGGAGAGCCTTGTAAGCCACGGTAGCCAGAAGAGCGATGCCGAACGTCTTATCGACGCCATCCAGACACCCCTTTCTCTTAACGAAAACCAAACCGGATACTTTGCTCATGGTCAGAGTTCCAAAGGCAATAACATCCAGCCCGCATCTCTTACCAGTACCGGAACTGTTCGACCCCCCAGCCCCGGGCCCCATAAGCAAGATGCGCCTTTCCACCCCCATCCGCGACATGAGCCGGGTACCGCCGAGATTCGAGACTCAAAAACTCGTGTCAAAGCCGTAAAGATGCCTGATGAGTTTGTGGACCTGCCACCCCGGATTCCCAAGGGAGACAGTTCCGGCGTTTTGCTCCAACTTCCCAGTCAGAAGCCACAACAGTCGGCTACTGTGGACAAGGGAGCATCGTCAAACAAAGAGCCTTCGCTCAACATACTAGTGGCAGAAGACGACCCAATCAATATGAAAATTCTTCAAAAAAGATTAGAAAGAGTTGGGCACACCGTACAGCATACCGTTAATGGCGAGGATTGCGCAATGGTTTACAAGGACAAGTCCCCTGACTTCGATGTCATTCTTATGGATATGCAG ATGCCCATTGTGGATGGTTTAACTAGCACAAAAATGGTTCGGTCTACCGAGCAATCCAGCGAACACAAGGGCCACTCGGCAATGGCAGACGCCAACCGAAGAATACCGATTTTCGCTGTCTCTGCATCTCTTGTCGAAGGAAACAGGCAGGTGTACGTGGACGCTGGGTTTGATGGATGGATTCTGAAGCCCATTGATTTCAAAAGGCTCAGCACCCTCTTGGCTGGCATTCATGAAAGCGAAACGAGGAATGCTTGCCTATATCTCCCTGGAGAGTGGGAACGAGGCGGCTGGTTTTCCTCCGTAGAAGGGAACGGCAGTGAGGACACACCATGCTCACAGACAACGCCGACCGCTGATCCGGAAAGTCATCAGTTAGAAGGAAGTGTGAAGACGGAATCATGA
- the Abca4_1 gene encoding Retinal-specific phospholipid-transporting ATPase ABCA4 — MAFLLPIILASFFTFAKNLFVPPSNYGIGQVRPIMTLPEAFRVAKGSGRSKIVLVNNGYAGGDIDRVLDKIANDTTTTGAPDVPMDIVRVSHEDDLVTTCRSTLRGVTTCFCAVVMRSSPTEGPGGFWNYTIRTDAAFWREPVKFDVRVSTNVEQVYVLPMQRAVNAVIAAFNGSSSDLLAKTEGLPFASISQKERDTKVLQAYHKSIINFMAVAFIANILWITYHLTGFVATERESGMSQLLDAMMPTDKPWKAQAVRIVAHHLSFSLIYAPAWIIGSIIIRFGVFVNTSVVIVLLFNLFSGLSFASMSILFASFFKKAQLSSITATITILLLGILAQALTRPAIGPVATLSVLFAPCNYVYFFTFMAKFEKWNTAADLAKSPPMSSWEMPGIVFFIIVVAQIFVYPLLGAIVEKKLHGTTTEGRKIQLQDDGESSLVENAVELDKFTKIYYPSFVSRLFCSRLKPREPVVAVNELSLQAGRGQIVALLGANGSGKSTTLDAIAGLHKLTSGSISIDGRGGLGIAPQKNVLWDDLTVQEHLVTFNRLKAPGAPASKDDILELIRAIDLFPKRNALAKTLSGGQKRKLQLGMMLTGGSAVCCVDEVSSGLDPLSRRKIWDILLAERGRRTLILTTHFLDEADLLADHIAILSKGTLRAEGSSVELKDRFGSGYRVHVRGDTETAHLPSIPGVRKQQEFDLVTYMAPTSNLAAQVIKSLEETGVTQYRFSGPTIEDVFLQLAEEINDEEAFKNVNAGVPREVDSANEKDLSSSNGSSTLQGFKLLDGQRVSYVKQAMILYRKRLTVLKRTWILYLIAFLLPIFAAGLTALYVRGKKQVGCTPADQDSSFGTEDAFTQVRNNMTIVFLAGPTSKLPITTVNSLLQPILNGSRGGASVGSAALQNLKLVDTFDSWKQHINDEFRNITTAMWLGDENSNPAVGWVANVFISSSITAQQLLDVFLTNTTIATTWSSFDVPFNPGIGDALSLVIYMGLALSCYPAFFALYPSNERRRFVRALQYSNGVRPFPLWGAYLLFDFTVAIISTALLTALWAGMSNVWYHLEYVFVVFFLYGLASILYSYFISLFTKSQLATFAWSAASQAVFFLGYLISYICVVTYVQVDRIDSSLLICHFVISVFSPIANATRAMFLATNLFATACDGDKISKTPTGLVQYGGPILYLIIQCLVLFGLLLWFDSGNVGSSVRGLFDRGKPVTVAEELDAETADELTRVTSSGQMGDGLRVIHLTKSFGKNTAVDNVSFGIKRGEVFALLGPNGAGKSTTISLIRGDIKPSRNGGDIFVEDISVSKDLAAARRHLGVCPQVDALDQMTVREHFEFYARIRGIPDIEHNVSAVLQAVGLEAFASRMGYALSGGNKRKLSLGIALMGNPTVVLLDEPSSGLDAASKRIMWKTLAATVHGRSILLTTHSMEEADALAGRAGILSRRMLALGTPDNLRHRFGDILHVHLVSRTAPRTTDHEMQRVISWIQTRLPAANVDTKTYHGQLRFSVSASEVLALQKQSANSEPEDIKSHDSDTAHAAREGSAIGQLIVLLEENKEVLGLSHYSVSPTTLDQVFLTIVGQHNVKEENYEEKKESRWVKMIKPKHPKK, encoded by the coding sequence ATGGCCTTTCTTCTGCCCATCATTCTAGCATCCTTCTTCACCTTTGCCAAGAATCTGTTTGTCCCACCTTCTAACTACGGTATCGGCCAAGTTCGTCCCATCATGACCCTGCCCGAGGCCTTTCGCGTTGCCAAGGGCAGTGGGAGAAGCAAGATTGTTCTCGTCAACAATGGATATGCAGGCGGCGATATCGACCGTgttctggacaagattgccaaTGATACAACGACGACCGGCGCGCCTGACGTACCCATGGACATTGTCAGGGTGAGCCACGAAGACGACTTGGTCACGACTTGCCGCAGCACTTTGCGCGGAGTTACCACTTGCTTCTGCGCCGTTGTGATGCGCTCATCGCCAACCGAGGGCCCTGGCGGGTTTTGGAACTACACCATTCGAACTGACGCTGCCTTTTGGAGAGAACCCGTCAAGTTTGACGTGCGCGTGTCGACCAATGTCGAGCAAGTGTACGTCCTGCCCATGCAGAGGGCTGTCAATGCCGTCATTGCCGCCTTCAATGGTTCCAGCTCAGATCTTTTGGCCAAAACCGAGGGGCTGCCCTTTGCCAGCATCTCGCAAAAGGAACGGGATACAAAGGTCCTCCAGGCCTACCACAagtccatcatcaacttcATGGCCGTTGCATTCATTGCCAACATCCTGTGGATCACGTACCACCTTACTGGCTTTGTTGCTACCGAGCGTGAAAGTGGCATGTcgcagcttctcgacgccATGATGCCGACGGACAAGCCATGGAAAGCTCAGGCTGTCCGCATCGTTGCCCATCACTTGTCGTTTTCTCTCATCTACGCTCCTGCATGGATAATCGGCTCCATCATTATCCGATTTGGAGTCTTCGTAAACACcagcgtcgtcatcgtcctGTTGTTCAACTTGTTCTCCGGGCTTTCGTTtgcatccatgtccattCTCTTTGCTTCCTTCTTCAAAAAGGCTCAACTTAGTAGTATTaccgccaccatcaccatccttCTCCTCGGCATTCTAGCCCAGGCTCTCACGCGGCCAGCCATTGGCCCCGTTGCCACCCTGTCGGTGCTCTTTGCCCCCTGCAACTACGTCTACTTTTTCACATTCATGGCCAAGTTCGAGAAGTGGAACACTGCGGCCGATCTTGCAAAGAGCCCGCCCATGAGCTCATGGGAGATGCCTGGCATCGTCTttttcatcatcgtcgttgCTCAAATCTTTGTGTATCCACTGCTCGGTGCCATAGTTGAAAAGAAACTCCACGGCACAACCACAGAGGGGCGCAAGATTCAACTTCAAGACGACGGCGAGAGCTCGCTGGTTGAGAATGCCGTTGAACTGGACAAGTTCACCAAGATTTACTATCCCAGCTTCGTCTCCCGCCTGTTCTGTTCCAGATTAAAGCCCCGCGAGCCTGTGGTGGCCGTGAATGAGCTCAGCCTCCAAGCAGGTCGAGGTCAGATTGTCGCCCTGCTCGGAGCAAATGGAAGTGGCAAGAGTACCACTCTAGATGCAATCGCAGGTCTGCACAAGCTGACCAGCGGTTCCATCTCCATCGATGGCAGGGGCGGGCTTGGTATTGCACCGCAGAAAAATGTCCTTTGGGACGATCTAACTGTCCAGGAGCATCTTGTCACTTTCAACAGACTAAAGGCCCCAGGCGCTCCCGCTTCCAAAGATGATATTTTGGAACTCATTAGGGCGATTGACTTATTTCCCAAACGCAATGCTCTAGCCAAAACCCTGTCCGGCGGCCAGAAACGAAAGTTGCAGCTGGGGATGATGTTGACTGGTGGAAGTGCGGTTTGCTGTGTTGATGAAGTCAGCAGTGGGTTGGACCCCTTATCTCGACGGAAAATATGGGATATTCTCCTCGCAGAACGAGGAAGACGCACCTTGATTCTCACCACCCACTTCTTGGATGAGGCAGATCTCCTTGCTGACCACATTGCTATCCTGTCCAAGGGAACTCTCCGCGCTGAAGGCTCATCTGTGGAACTGAAAGATAGGTTTGGCAGCGGGTACCGTGTTCATGTGCGAGGGGACACTGAGACAGCACACTTGCCTAGCATTCCGGGAGTCCGGAAGCAGCAAGAATTTGATTTGGTTACCTATATGGCACCCACGTCGAATCTGGCTGCTCAAGTCATCAAGTCTCTAGAGGAAACCGGCGTCACTCAGTACCGCTTTTCTGGCCCAACGATTGAGGATGTATTCCTCCAGCTTGCCGAGGAAATCAACGATGAAGAGGCGTTTAAAAATGTCAATGCAGGTGTCCCTAGAGAAGTGGACAGCGCAAATGAGAAGGACCTATCTTCTTCCAATGGGAGCTCCACGCTTCAAGGTTTTAAGCTGCTCGATGGTCAGCGAGTTAGCTACGTCAAGCAAGCCATGATTCTCTACAGAAAGCGTCTTACTGTGCTTAAGCGCACTTGGATATTGTATCTCATCGCGTTTCTTCTGCCTATCTTTGCCGCTGGTCTCACCGCTCTCTATGTCAGGGGCAAGAAACAAGTCGGTTGTACACCCGCTGACCAAGACTCCTCCTTTGGAACCGAGGACGCCTTTACCCAAGTCAGGAACAACATGACGATTGTTTTCCTGGCCGGCCCAACTTCCAAGCTCCCCATTACAACTGTGAACAGCTTGCTGCAACCGATACTCAATGGTTCCAGAGGTGGTGCTTCTGTGGGCTCCGCCGCTTTACAAAATCTCAAACTGGTTGATACCTTTGATTCTTGGAAGCAGCATATCAATGACGAGTTTCGCAACATCACCACGGCGATGTGGCTCGGAGACGAAAACTCCAATCCCGCTGTTGGCTGGGTAGCCAACGTGTTCATTAGCAGCTCAATCACTgcccagcagctcctcgacgtCTTCCTTACCAACACAACCATTGCCACAACCTGGTCCTCGTTTGACGTGCCCTTCAACCCCGGTATTGGCGATGCCCTAAGTCTTGTCATTTACATGGGCCTAGCGCTGTCTTGTTATCCCGCATTCTTCGCTCTCTACCCGAGCAATGAGCGGAGACGATTTGTACGCGCTCTGCAGTATTCCAACGGTGTTCGGCCATTCCCGCTTTGGGGAGCCTACCTCTTGTTCGACTTTACTGTCGCCATCATTTCTACTGCACTTCTGACTGCGTTGTGGGCTGGTATGTCCAACGTCTGGTATCATCTGGAATATGTCTTTGTTGTCTTCTTCCTGTACGGGCTCGCGTCGATCCTATACTCGTACTTTATCTCCCTGTTCACCAAATCCCAGTTGGCAACTTTTGCTTGGTCGGCGGCCTCGCAAGCAGTCTTCTTCCTTGGTTATCTGATTTCATACATATGTGTAGTCACATATGTTCAGGTTGACCGCATTGACTCATCGTTGCTCATATGCCACTTTGTCATCTCGGTCTTCTCACCCATTGCGAACGCAACCAGAGCCATGTTTCTGGCGACAAATCTCTTTGCAACGGCCTGCGACGGCGACAAAATATCAAAGACGCCAACCGGACTTGTGCAGTACGGCGGCCCCATCCTGTATCTGATAATCCAATGCCTCGTTCTTTTCGGCCTACTGCTGTGGTTCGACAGCGGCAACGTCGGCTCATCTGTCCGTGGTCTTTTCGACCGCGGTAAACCCGTCACGGTTGCTGAAGAGCTGGATGCAGAAACGGCCGACGAGCTGACCCGAGTAACTAGCTCAGGGCAAATGGGAGATGGTCTTCGCGTCATACACCTGACAAAATCTTTCGGGAAGAACACGGCAGTAGACAATGTCAGCTTTGGCATCAAGCGCGGCGAGGTGTTTGCCCTTTTGGGCCCCAACGGTGCCGGCAAGTCGACGACTATTTCTCTCATCCGGGGCGATATCAAGCCAAGCCGTAATGGTGGCGACATCTTCGTCGAGGATATATCCGTGTCCAAAGACCTGGCCGCTGCACGAAGACATCTCGGCGTGTGTCCCCAAGTCGATGCCCTAGATCAGATGACTGTTCGGGAGCATTTTGAATTCTACGCCAGGATCCGCGGCATCCCCGACATCGAGCACAACGTCTCGGCAGTCTTGCAAGCCGTCGGCCTGGAGGCATTTGCATCCCGGATGGGCTACGCCCTCTCTGGAGGAAACAAGCGCAAGCTCAGTCTGGGAATCGCACTCATGGGCAATCCCACCGTGGTCCTCCTCGACGAGCCCTCGtccggcctcgacgccgcctccAAACGAATCATGTGGAAGACGCTCGCGGCCACTGTCCACGGCCGCTCCATCCTCCTCACAACCCACAGCATGGAGGAGGCCGACGCCCTCGCTGGACGAGCGGGCATCCTCTCACGCCGCATGCTCGCCCTGGGGACCCCAGACAATCTCCGCCATCGCTTCGGCGACATCCTCCACGTCCATCTCGTGTCCAGGACCGCCCCTCGAACCACCGACCACGAAATGCAGCGCGTAATCTCGTGGATCCAAACCCGCCTGCCGGCCGCCAACGTAGACACAAAGACGTACCACGGACAGCTGCGCTTCTCCGTCTCCGCAAGCGAGGTGCTGGCCCTCCAAAAGCAATCCGCCAACAGCGAACCGGAGGACATTAAATCGCACGACAGCGACACGGCGCACGCCGCCCGCGAAGGCAGCGCCATAGGCCAACTCATCGTCCTCCTGGAAGAAAATAAGGAGGTGCTGGGCCTAAGTCACTACAGCGTCAGTCCCACCACCTTGGACCAAGTCTTCTTGACCATTGTGGGCCAACACAATGTCAAGGAAGAGAATTacgaagagaagaaagagagcaGGTGGGTCAAGATGATCAAGCCCAAGCATCCTAAGAAATAA